The nucleotide sequence TAAGAGCTTGGGGTCGTAAACTCCAGAACCTCCAATAATTGCTATCCTCACCATTTGTATCACCTTAAGAGAAGAGTACAAAAGAAGGTTTAAAAAGACTACTTTTTCTACACTGTTTTTCTTCTCTAAAAGTTTTCTTTAAATTTCTCATATTTCAATGAGCTCAGATAACTTTGCAAGTGACTTAACTTAAGAGGAATTAGATAAAATATACGACAAAAAACGAAAGAGTTTACATCAGCTGAGGTCATCATACACAATGCTTACTGTCTCGCCATCATCTAGAGCTACAAAGCTGACTTTGACTTTTTTTCCGGTCTTCGGATCAATAACAATGAAATCAGGATTATCGAGGTACTTACTTGATGGTATTTTCCAAACATCGCTGTAATGTTTCTTTAGCTCCTTTACAAATCTATTAATATCTTTCCTAATCACAGCTGTCATATATACATCACCACATATACATACAACCTCAAGGTATAAAAGGTTTTTTAATCGCCATTCGTTAAAAAGACTATCGACAATTGTCTATTTAAAGTGTTTTGCATAACATTGCACCTTGTGGGACGTTTAATTCTCTTGCCACGGGTTTGCACTTTGCCTTTAACAGGAAGAACACTCTCTTGTCTCTAAGCTCACTTAAAGTTTCAAAGTTCCCTTGGCCTTTTGCAATTATAACATCGGCCTTGTCAAATATCTCAAGGAGTTCGTTGCTGACTCTGTCAATTGGGATTCCAACTATTCTGGTTCCAGTTGATATAACTTTCCCCACTTCGTCCAATTTGGCCTCTTTTAGATCGTTGACAGTTGCGTCGTTGATTATAGCCCCTTCTTTTCCAGCAATATAAATTGTTAGCTCTGGAAACTCTTTTTTAATTTTCTCTAATAACAGTTTATCAAAATATATCTCCCCACAATTATCAGTTAAATACAACAAAATTTTTGCTCTTCTTAGCTTTTCAAACAGCTTTTCACTCTCGTCAATGTACAGTTCTTCTTTTAGCATTTCCAAAATATCTTCCTCAATTTTTTCGGGTTCATACCCAACAGCAAAGTCAATCACATTGCCAGCTATTGCTAATTTAAGTGCAGTTCTCAGGTCAATTTCGAGCTTTTTCTTTAGATTTTCTACAACTCTCTGCGCAAGTTTGTTTGATTTGTCTTTGTACTCTCTAAATGGATCATCGACTCCTAAATACTCATAAAGCTCAAGAAAGACCTCACTTCCCACAACAGCGGGAATTGAATCTTCATTAAAGTGTTTTGCAAAAAGCTTTGCAGAAAATACCATTGCTTTTTTTCTTTTCTCCAATTCCTCTGTGCTGAGTTCAGCTATCTTTTGGCATTGATTAATTTGACAAGCCAGGCACTCGTAATGCACTTTCATTTCTTTTCACCCTGTTCCTTTCCTACTTTGTACTTTTTAAGTTTAAGCATTCTATATTTTGGTTCTCCTTACAAGATAAAACGAAATCCTAAGAATTTTTAGATGATATGGAGAATAATTCAAAATTCTACGCTGAAACTCCTACCTATAATGTAAAAAGATTTTTAAGCCAGCTTACCGAACAATTGTTCGGTGATGAAACAATGGAAATTATAGAGAACGCTAAATTTGGAAGGTTTCACTATAAACTCTTGGCAATTTTGGGCACAATATGGGCGTTCATAGCTATTAACACTCTCTCTGTAGCTTTCATCATCCCATTGTTGAAAAAAGAACCTGCTTTTCAAGGTAGCCTAACAAAGCTTGGGGCAATGGGTTCTGCTGCCCTTTGGGGCATGCTGCTTGGAGCATGGTTCTTTGGAATTCTAGCGGATTACATTGGAAGGAAGAAGAGCTTAAGCTTGGCAGTGCTGACATTTGGTCTAGGTTCAATAGTAAGTGCCTTTGTTCAAAGCTTAGATCAGCTTATCATTCTCAGATTCATGGTTGGCCTTGGTTTAGGCGGTTCTCTCCCAGTTGCGAGCTCATACTTTGCTGAGTTCATGCCAAAAAAGATCAGAGGGGCTATGATTTCAATCTTAGAGAGCTTTTGGGCGATTGGTACTATAATAATTGGAATTGTTGCTTTAATAGTGAAGGCAGACTGGAGAAGCATACTTTTATTTGGAGGTGCAATCATATTAGCATTGCCTCTCTTGGCTACACTACCAGAATCCCCACGCTTCTTGCTTCTTAAAGGAAGGATCAAGGAAGCTGAAGAAATAATAGCGAAAATCTTTGAGGTTTCTGTAAAACTGGAAATGACTAAAGAGGAACACAGAAAAATTACTATCGCAGAGCTCTGGAGCAAATATGCAAAGATAACGTTCATGTTAACGATCGCATGGTTCAGTATTGCATTCGCCTATTATGGCTTTTTCATATGGCTCCCAAAGTTTCTTGCATCAGCTCTTAATATTACAGTCTTTAAGAGCTTTCAGTATTTCATAATCACTGCAGTTGCTCAGTTGCCGGGTTATTGGAGTGCTGCGTATCTCATTGAGAAAATTGGAAGAAAGAAAACACTTTCAAGTTATCTCTTCCTATCAGGGCTAGCTGGACTCCTATTCTACAAGTTCGTAAGCTCTGGAAATGCCTCAATGATACTCTTAAGTGCTGTATTATTCAGCTTCTTCAACTTAGGTGCATGGGGAGCAATCTATGCCTATACTCCGGAGTTGTATCCAACAAGTGTTAGAGGTACTGGAACGGGATGGGCTGGAGCCATGGCAAGAATAGGCGGTGGATTAGCTCCAATAATTGCTGGAAGAGTGATGGAGATTTCAACAGTTGGGGTAGCAGTACTTATAATAGCAGTAATTTCAATAGTGGGGGCTTTGAATATAGCGATACTTGGAAAAGAAACGAAAGGAAAAGCCTTAGAGTAACTTCTCCACATATGCGAGCTCTTCTGGTACTGGTCTTCTCTTTTGTTTTTCTATCTCTCTAATGATCATGTAACCGTGAAGGATTGGTAACCATTCCATATCTCCCACCTCCTTTTTCTTTTTCCCCCATACTCAATAATTATTAAATATTTTGAGCTTAAAAGCTTTGTGCGTTTTAAAATGGATGTGAATACCCGTTTTAGCTCAAAACTCTCGCAAAACAGCAAAAATGTCCGATTTTTAAATTTAATGAACATGTTAGAACATAAAAAAGAGCTAAAATAGAGTTGTTTGTTGTATATGTATCCATCAATACAATTTAAAGAACCTATAGGATTATAAAGTTTGTATCACTCTTTCTTATGGTGGGAAGAAATGGCTCTAGAGAGTTTAGGCAAAGCGTTGAATAATGCATTAAAAAAGCTTGCACGTGCAAGTTCTGTTGATGAGGCATTGGTTAAAGAAGTTGTGAGAGACATTCAGAGAGCTTTAATCATGAGTGATGTTAATGTTAGACTTGTTCTTGACTTAACTAAAAAAATTCAAAAGAGAGCTTTAGAAGAAAAGCCTCCTGCAGGTGTTTCAAAGAAGGAGCATATAATAAAAATCGTTTATGAAGAACTCACAAATTTCCTTGGAAGAGAAGCAAAACCAATAGAAATCAAAGAGAAGCCAACTGTTTTGCTCATGGTGGGTATTCAAGGTTCTGGTAAAACAACAACTGTTGCTAAGCTTGCGAGGTATTTCCAAAAGAGGGGATATAAAGTCGGAGTGGTGTGTTCTGACACTTGGCGTCCTGGTGCTTATCACCAGCTTAAGCAGCTGGTTGAGCCCTATGGGATTGAAGTTTTTGGAGATCCCAATGAAAAAGATGCTGTTAAGCTTGCTAAAGAAGGGGTTGAATATTTCAAGCACAAGGGTGTTGACATAATCATGATCGATTCAGCTGGAAGACATAAAGAGGAAAAGGGCTTAATTGAAGAGATGAGGCAGATAAGTGAAGCAATAAAGCCTCATGAGGTTATTCTCGTTATAGATGGAACAATTGGACAGCAGGCTTATAATCAGGCTCTAGCATTTAAAGAGGCAACTCCGATAGGTTCAATCATAGTTACAAAGCTTGACGGTTCAGCTAAGGGTGGTGGTGCTCTTTCTGCTGTCGTTGCAACTGGTGCTCCCATAAAGTTTATCGGCGTTGGTGAGAGGATTGACGACTTAGAACCTTTTGACCCTAAGAGATTTGTCTCTCGTCTATTGGGATTAGGAGATATTCAAGGTCTCTTGGAGAAGTTTGAAGAGCTAAGTAAAGCTCAAGAGTTCAAAGAAGAGGATTTGGAGAAGTTCATGCGTGGAAAGTTCAATCTAAAGGATATGTATGCTCAACTCGAAGCTATGAGCAAGATGGGACCATTAAAGCAAATTCTCCAGATGATCCCAGGACTGGGATATTCTCTGCCAGATGATGTTGTTCGTGTAAGCGAACAAAGGCTTAAAAAGTTTAAAGTTATTATGGACTCAATGACTGAAGAGGAGCTTGAACATCCTGAGATTATCAACTATTCACGTATTAAGAGGATCGCCAGAGGTTCTGGAACCACAGTAAAAGATGTTAAGGAGTTGCTTGAGCAATATAATCAAATGAAGAAATTCTTTAAGAGCATGAACAAGAGAAGCCTTAATAGGATGATGAAAAGATTTGGTATGGGAGGGTTTGGCATATGATGGAGGCATTTGTTTTGATCATTGTAAAGCCTGGAAATGAGGAGAAGGTATACAATAAACTTAAAGACAAGCCAATGGTGAAAGAAATTTACCGGGTGTATGGAGAATATGATATCATTATGAGAGTGGAAGTTAGCAACATTGCAGAGCTTGATAAGTTTAATGATGAAATTCTCAGGAAAATAGGGGACATAGAAATGACGGAGACGTTGATAGCAAGTTCATATAGAGTTTAGGAGGTGAAGTGGTGGAGAAAAAGTGGGTAGCAACAATTCATTTAGATACACTTGAAATTGAATTCGATCCTTTTTTTAAATTTAAATGTCTTGAAAACTGTGCTGAATGCTGTTTTAGGCTTGACATTCCTCTTAGGGATGAAGACATAGAAAAGATTGAAGAACTTGGATATAATACTTGGGAGTTCGTTGATTATGAAAAAATGTTTTACAGAGGGGACAAGTTTTTAGGTTATGCCCTGAAAAAAAGACCCTTCGATGATGGCTGTGTATTTCTCGAAGAGGATGGGAAATGCAAAATATATCCTTACAGGCCTCTTGCATGCAAACTTTATCCATTTGTGCTTGTGAGACAAGGGACTGTGATTGAAGTTTATGTGAAGAAGGATGACTTTTGTAAGGGAATAAATCATCCAGAAGGAAGAAAAATTGACTTAGAATTCGTTAGAGAGTATTTTTGGGAAGTTATCGAGGAATATAGAAAAAAACTTGGTTTTTCCGACGATTCTTAGACTAATAGTACCCATGTAGATTGTAATTCTCACCGAAACCTATTTATACATTTTTTTGTCAATGATTTTTTCAAAGGAGGTGAAAGCTTTGAGTCAAATAGAGGCAGTCAAGGAAAAGCTTAGGGTGGTAAGGATACTCAAATTGCTTAAAAAGAGATATACATATGAGGAACTCTCAAAGATAACAGGATTACCCATTACAGTGCTTAACAGATATGTGAGAGGAAAAGTTCTACCAAGTACCGATAGAGCTAAAGAGCTTTTAGAACTTCTATCTCCCTACATTAACATAGAGGAGGAGGTCAGAAGGAGAATACAGTTTGATGAACATGGTCTTTTTGATAACATGAAAATATTAAGCGATACAAACTTAATGAGTCTAATAGCTGAAGAAGTTGCATCAAAATACATCAGTAAGAATATTTCAAAGGTTCTCACAGCAGCGACAGACGGAATACCATTGGCAGTTCATATAGCGAATGAACTGAATGTTGACGTCGTCTATGCAAAAAAGAAAAAAGAAGTTGGAGTTGAGAAATTCTATGAAGTTAATTATGTTCCCAGTGCCTCAGGAAGCGTCATGACTTTATATCTACCACAATGGGCATTAAAAAAGGGGGAACGCGTTTTAATAGTTGATGATGTAATCAGAAGTGGGGAGACTCAGAGAGCTTTGTTAGAAATGTGTAAGCAGGCAGGTGCTGTACCTGTTGGAATGTTCTTCCTCATAAGTGTTGGCAATATTATTGATGTTCTTAAGAATGACTACAATATCCCAGTTGACAGCTTAGTGAGGCTATGATAAGCATGGAAATACAGAAGCTTGACAACATACTGAACGGGGAGTTAGAGAGAAAAAACAAAAGGTTAGTGCATCAATTTGCTCTATCTTCTCTTTTTAACTCAGAACCATAAAGTCATTCTAGCAGAGGGAGTATCATGAAAATAAGGTTAAATGCTATAAAAAATAGAAAACTTGGGAGAGTCTTAAAATGGGACGATTTTTAGTTTATAATGCAGGGGGTAAAAGTTTAGTTGTTGATGCAAATATTGGAGAGAGATTTTCTTTTTATTGTTCTGAGGAAGAATGTGGGATAGAGATAGTAATTGAGGGCACCATACGACATGCAACTTTTGAGGAGTTCATTAAAGTGAGAAATAATGTTATCGAGCAGAATGAGGATTTTAGAGTTCTTGAAGATGTGATTCCGGAAGAACCTATGATTTTTAAGGGTATAGTCAATGGAAAAGAAGTTGAATTACCAGTTGAAAAACTGGAGGAGGTGGCAAAGCGATTTATTGATAGGTATCTAAATTTTTAAGACGAAATCTTCCTTTACTATGTCCATGGCAACATGAGTATTCGTTTTTTCAACTCCATCGATTGTTAAGACTTTCTTCACAAACCTGTTCATATCTTCTCTTCCCTTAAACTTTGCAATAACTATAATATCATACTCTCCAGTAACATCATAAACACATAGAACATGATCATCTTTAGCAATTTCCCTCTCAATTTGGATAATTCTCTTTCCTTGGGCTCTAACTCCTATGATGGCTGTCAGCTCATAACCAAGTTTCTCGTAATCCAACTTTGGATAAAATCCTTTTAATATTCCTTCTTCCTCAAGTCTCTTTAATCTATTATATACCGTGCCAACAGCAACGTTAAGCTTCTTAGCAATCTCTCTGTAAGATAAGCGTGCGTCTTTTTGCAGTAATGAAAGTATCTTCCTATCAAGTTCATCTATCATTATTCTCACCTTATAGAACTTCACCGCAAAGTTTAAATATTCTTCTCCTTCACCTCATACCGGGTTTGAGGACCGGTAGCCTAGCCAGGATAGGGCGGCGGCCTCCTAAGCCGCAGGTCCGGGGTTCGAATCCCCGCCGGTCCGCCAGAGACTGGATTTCTTCTTCTCTTAGGTTGTGAATCAATTTTCGCTGTGCATTTCCATACATTGAAGATAAAATATTGGCAGAAAGTTTTATAAATTAACAAAAACTAACTAAAACTTGAGGATTTTCTAGAACCTGTAAATGCACAAGTGAAGGCAAAAAATTCTGGAAAGTCTTATTAAAAACAAGAATACAGGGAGGTGAGAGCAATGATCGAAGATGCACTCATGCTCTATATAATGAGCAGTGTGAAAGAGGAGGACAAAAAGAAAAAGAAGAAATTCCTGCTCTTCCATCGCTGAGTTCTCTTTTTTGCGAAACCTTTAAATATTTTTTAGTAAAATAAAGTTAGAAAAAGGAGGTGATGGGAATGACATACGTGGCTGTATTAGCCAACATAAACGGGAATTTTCCAGCTTTAGTTAAAGCACTGGGAAAAATTGAAGAGCTTAAAGAGAATGGTTATGATATTGAGAAATATTATATTCTCGGAAATATTGTAGGGTTGTTCCCGTATCCAAAGGAGATTCTGGACACTCTAGATGACTTGATCAAGAATAACAAAGTTAAGGTAATTCGCGGTGAATTTGACCAAATAATAGCTATGAGTGATCCTCACGCTGAAGGCCCGGATTACATTGATAATATCAGTCTTCCAAAGCATGTTAAAGTTGCTTTAAAATACACATGGGAAAAGCTTGGACATGAGGGCAGGGAATTTATAAGGGATTTACCGATTTATCTGGTTGACAAAATTGGAGACAATGACATATTTGGTGTCTATGGAAGTCCATTGAATCCATTTGGGGGTGTAGTTCTCCCAGAGCAGCCAACTTCGTATTACGAAGCAATAATGAGACCAGTAAAGGATTATGAGATTCTCTTAGTGGCTTCTCCAAAGATGCCCGTGAATGCTATGACAAGATACGGAAGGGTAGTCTGTCCAGGAAGCGTAGGATTCCCACCAGGAAAAGAACACAAAGCAACATTTGCTCTTATTGATGTTGATACACTCCATGTGAAGTTCATTGAAGTTGATTACGACAAGAAAATAATTGAGGATAAGATAAAGAGAGAAGGCCTCCCAGAGGAGCTGATTAGAGTACTTTATCATGGAAAGCTTTGACGTTCTTTTTTATTTCCTTCTTCAAGAGTAGCACATAGAGCAAGAACCCAACAAATAATACTTTTTTTGACATGAAAACTAATAGCTGGAGGGGGATTGCAAATAACAACGGTTTGTACGATTTGGGGGATATCCTTAGCTTTCTGTGGCCAAGATAT is from Thermococcus paralvinellae and encodes:
- a CDS encoding Lrp/AsnC family transcriptional regulator, which codes for MIDELDRKILSLLQKDARLSYREIAKKLNVAVGTVYNRLKRLEEEGILKGFYPKLDYEKLGYELTAIIGVRAQGKRIIQIEREIAKDDHVLCVYDVTGEYDIIVIAKFKGREDMNRFVKKVLTIDGVEKTNTHVAMDIVKEDFVLKI
- a CDS encoding MFS transporter encodes the protein MEIIENAKFGRFHYKLLAILGTIWAFIAINTLSVAFIIPLLKKEPAFQGSLTKLGAMGSAALWGMLLGAWFFGILADYIGRKKSLSLAVLTFGLGSIVSAFVQSLDQLIILRFMVGLGLGGSLPVASSYFAEFMPKKIRGAMISILESFWAIGTIIIGIVALIVKADWRSILLFGGAIILALPLLATLPESPRFLLLKGRIKEAEEIIAKIFEVSVKLEMTKEEHRKITIAELWSKYAKITFMLTIAWFSIAFAYYGFFIWLPKFLASALNITVFKSFQYFIITAVAQLPGYWSAAYLIEKIGRKKTLSSYLFLSGLAGLLFYKFVSSGNASMILLSAVLFSFFNLGAWGAIYAYTPELYPTSVRGTGTGWAGAMARIGGGLAPIIAGRVMEISTVGVAVLIIAVISIVGALNIAILGKETKGKALE
- a CDS encoding YkgJ family cysteine cluster protein; the protein is MEKKWVATIHLDTLEIEFDPFFKFKCLENCAECCFRLDIPLRDEDIEKIEELGYNTWEFVDYEKMFYRGDKFLGYALKKRPFDDGCVFLEEDGKCKIYPYRPLACKLYPFVLVRQGTVIEVYVKKDDFCKGINHPEGRKIDLEFVREYFWEVIEEYRKKLGFSDDS
- a CDS encoding signal recognition particle protein Srp54, giving the protein MALESLGKALNNALKKLARASSVDEALVKEVVRDIQRALIMSDVNVRLVLDLTKKIQKRALEEKPPAGVSKKEHIIKIVYEELTNFLGREAKPIEIKEKPTVLLMVGIQGSGKTTTVAKLARYFQKRGYKVGVVCSDTWRPGAYHQLKQLVEPYGIEVFGDPNEKDAVKLAKEGVEYFKHKGVDIIMIDSAGRHKEEKGLIEEMRQISEAIKPHEVILVIDGTIGQQAYNQALAFKEATPIGSIIVTKLDGSAKGGGALSAVVATGAPIKFIGVGERIDDLEPFDPKRFVSRLLGLGDIQGLLEKFEELSKAQEFKEEDLEKFMRGKFNLKDMYAQLEAMSKMGPLKQILQMIPGLGYSLPDDVVRVSEQRLKKFKVIMDSMTEEELEHPEIINYSRIKRIARGSGTTVKDVKELLEQYNQMKKFFKSMNKRSLNRMMKRFGMGGFGI
- a CDS encoding phosphoribosyltransferase family protein; this encodes MSQIEAVKEKLRVVRILKLLKKRYTYEELSKITGLPITVLNRYVRGKVLPSTDRAKELLELLSPYINIEEEVRRRIQFDEHGLFDNMKILSDTNLMSLIAEEVASKYISKNISKVLTAATDGIPLAVHIANELNVDVVYAKKKKEVGVEKFYEVNYVPSASGSVMTLYLPQWALKKGERVLIVDDVIRSGETQRALLEMCKQAGAVPVGMFFLISVGNIIDVLKNDYNIPVDSLVRL
- a CDS encoding Lrp/AsnC ligand binding domain-containing protein, giving the protein MMEAFVLIIVKPGNEEKVYNKLKDKPMVKEIYRVYGEYDIIMRVEVSNIAELDKFNDEILRKIGDIEMTETLIASSYRV
- a CDS encoding damage-control phosphatase, translated to MKVHYECLACQINQCQKIAELSTEELEKRKKAMVFSAKLFAKHFNEDSIPAVVGSEVFLELYEYLGVDDPFREYKDKSNKLAQRVVENLKKKLEIDLRTALKLAIAGNVIDFAVGYEPEKIEEDILEMLKEELYIDESEKLFEKLRRAKILLYLTDNCGEIYFDKLLLEKIKKEFPELTIYIAGKEGAIINDATVNDLKEAKLDEVGKVISTGTRIVGIPIDRVSNELLEIFDKADVIIAKGQGNFETLSELRDKRVFFLLKAKCKPVARELNVPQGAMLCKTL
- a CDS encoding metallophosphoesterase family protein → MTYVAVLANINGNFPALVKALGKIEELKENGYDIEKYYILGNIVGLFPYPKEILDTLDDLIKNNKVKVIRGEFDQIIAMSDPHAEGPDYIDNISLPKHVKVALKYTWEKLGHEGREFIRDLPIYLVDKIGDNDIFGVYGSPLNPFGGVVLPEQPTSYYEAIMRPVKDYEILLVASPKMPVNAMTRYGRVVCPGSVGFPPGKEHKATFALIDVDTLHVKFIEVDYDKKIIEDKIKREGLPEELIRVLYHGKL